A portion of the Anabas testudineus chromosome 22, fAnaTes1.2, whole genome shotgun sequence genome contains these proteins:
- the LOC113148311 gene encoding antimicrobial peptide NK-lysin-like, whose product MKTSSVLLVCMLVVTCSVWTAQGRRIEVNIDDREQEDVETSVEAKKLPGVCWACQWVLKKVKKVIGPNATAESITSKLLPVCDKIGLLKSLCRKFVKSHLSVLVEELTTTDDVKTICINTGACKSKELMDQFFFSGDEDAQIIINKYV is encoded by the exons ATGAAAACGTCTTCAGTCCTCCTCGTGTGCATGCTGGTGGTGACATGTTCAG TCTGGACCGCACAGGGGAGAAGAATTGAGGTCAACATTGATGATCGGGAGCAGGAGGATGTGGAAACCTCTGTGGAAGCAAAAAAG CTTCCGGGTGTGTGCTGGGCCTGCCAGTGGGTTTTAAAAAAGGTGAAGAAAGTTATCGGACCAAACGCCACAGCAGAG AGCATCACGTCAAAGTTGTTGCCCGTCTGTGATAAAATTGGCCTTTTAAAATCTCTGTGCCGCAAATTTGTGAAGTCGCACCTCAGTGTATTAGTCGAGGAGCTCACTACCACTGATGATGTAAAGACGATCTGTATCAACACTGGAGCCTGCAA gTCGAAGGAGTTGATGGACCAGTTCTTCTTTTCAGGCGATGAAGATGCACAAattatcataaataaatatgtgtaa